From a single Penaeus vannamei isolate JL-2024 chromosome 25, ASM4276789v1, whole genome shotgun sequence genomic region:
- the LOC113811680 gene encoding cytochrome P450 3A29 translates to MIATIILFNAAVFLLSVLVLWKRRKHFKLLEKGGIPTPAPHWLTGHLDDVTYSPEKKCMVQRKHEWLQKYGNVVGYYNGGFPRILVADLDMLRDILIKDAHNFVNRPVVVSQSKMLVALRDQHWKDVRKIMSPVFSTAKMKKMMPLMSGCVEVLLQKCHQLASSGQEFDIYVTLQCLTMDVIDRCAITLGLQCINNPENEILENFRKLFNRPPSLVTRLMHTFPSLLTLISASMRLAGAGVHRQKNVIVEHLRVVVKERRERGGQGGVEKSIDALQMLIDASCNEQQDSGKTALSEQEVVDNAFLFLAAGFETTSNALAYVAYLLALHPDVQEQVFEEVSQVVQAEGGLTYEALAKLVYTEAVAMEAMRIYPPVTGFVLRETAREWTYGGYTFPAKSEVEVPVWSIHNDPTLYPEPQVFKPERFLPEEKKSRHPMSFLAFGTGPRNCLGIRFAMMEIKLTLGTIVQHFRFKTCSRTEVPLPLVTRGALTHPRDGVWLTLEAR, encoded by the exons ATGATTGCCACGATCATCCTCTTCAATGCAGCCGTTTTCCTGCTCTCGGTCCTCGTGCTGTG GAAGCGGAGGAAGCACTTCAAGCTGCTCGAGAAGGGGGGGATCccgacccccgccccccactgGCTCACGGGCCATCTGGACGACGTCACGTATTCCCCCGAAAAG AAATGCATGGTGCAGCGAAAGCACGAATGGCTCCAGAAATACGGCAATGTGGTTGG GTACTACAACGGTGGGTTTCCGCGTATTCTGGTCGCTGATCTGGACATGCTGAGAGATATTCTGATCAAAGATGCCCATAACTTCGTGAATAGACCC gtGGTGGTATCCCAGAGCAAGATGCTGGTCGCTCTGCGGGATCAGCACTGGAAGGACGTGAGGAAGATCATGAGTCCCGTCTTCTCCACTGCCAAGATGAAGAAG ATGATGCCGCTTATGAGTGGCTGCGTGGAGGTGCTGCTCCAGAAGTGCCATCAGCTGGCCTCCTCTGGACAGGAATTCGACATCTACGTGACCCTGCAGTGCCTCACCATGGACGTCATAGACCGGTGTGCCATTACGCTCGGCCTCCAGTGCATCAACAATCCAGAG AACGAGATCCTCGAGAACTTCCGCAAGCTGTTCAACCGGCCGCCGAGCCTCGTGACGCGGCTCATGCACACCTTCCCGTCGCTGCTGACGCTGATCTCGGCGTCCATGCGGCTAGCGGGCGCCGGCGTGCACCGTCAGAAGAACGTCATCGTGGAGCACCTGCGGGTCGtcgtgaaggagaggagggagcggggaggccAAGGGGGG GTGGAAAAGAGCATCGACGCCTTGCAAATGCTGATTGATGCTTCGTGCAATGAGCAACAGGATTCGGGGAAAACCGCTCTGTCTG AGCAAGAGGTGGTGGACAACGCCTTCCTTTTTCTGGCTGCGGGTTTTGAGACCACCAGTAACGCCCTTGCTTACGTCGCCTACCTGCTGGCGCTCCACCCGGACGTCCAGGAACAGGTCTTCGAGGAGGTGTCCCAAGTGGTGCAGGCCGAG GGAGGACTCACGTACGAGGCGCTGGCCAAGCTGGTGTACACGGAGGCGGTGGCGATGGAGGCCATGAGGATCTACCCGCCAGTGACGGGCTTCGTGCTGCGGGAGACGGCCAGGGAATGGACTTACGGCGGCTACACGTTCCCCGCGAAGAGCGAAGTGGAGGTGCCAGTGTGGTCCATTCACAACGACCCGACCCTCTACCCGGAGCCACAGGTCTTCAAACCAGAGAG ATTTCTTCCTGAGGAAAAGAAGAGTCGGCATCCGATGTCGTTTTTGGCCTTCGGAACAGGTCCAAGGAACTGCCTCGGAATTCGCTTCGCCATGATGGAGATCAAACTCACTCTGGGAACCATCGTCCAGCATTTCCGCTTCAAAACTTGCTCGCGCACAGAG GTGCCGCTTCCTCTTGTCACCAGAGGGGCGCTGACTCACCCTCGGGACGGCGTTTGGCTCACCCTCGAAGCCCGCTGA